Proteins encoded by one window of Antechinus flavipes isolate AdamAnt ecotype Samford, QLD, Australia chromosome 4, AdamAnt_v2, whole genome shotgun sequence:
- the KRT19 gene encoding keratin, type I cytoskeletal 19 yields MTSYSYRQSSSTSTMGLGSNNSVRFGSGTTFRAPSIHGGSGGLGVSVSRFVSSGVSGSYGGSGSSFSVGYGGTDGLLAGNEKITMQNLNDRLASYLDKVRALEEANCDLEVKIRDWYQKQGPGPARDYSAYMKTIEDLRDKILGATIDNSKIVLQIDNARLAADDFRTKFETEQALRLSVEADINGLRKVLDELTLARTDLEMQIEGLKEELAYLKKNHEEEMSALSGQIGGQVSVEVDSAPGIDLAKILNDMRSQYEAMVEKNRNDAEAWFTTKTEELNREVAVHSEQLQTSKTEITDLRRTLQGLEIELQSQLSMKAALEGTLAETEARYGAQLSQIQVYISNIEAQLSDIRADTERQNQEYLLLMDIKSRLEREIATYRSLLEGHDGQDTNVCISQKSV; encoded by the exons ATGACTTCCTACAGCTACCGCCAGTCATCCTCCACCTCCACCATGGGGCTGGGGAGCAACAACTCTGTGCGCTTTGGAAGCGGGACCACGTTCCGGGCACCCAGCATCCACGGAGGCTCCGGGGGCCTGGGCGTGTCCGTGTCCCGCTTTGTCTCCTCGGGCGTGAGTGGGAGCTATGGGGGCAGTGGCAGCAGCTTCAGCGTGGGCTATGGGGGAACCGACGGACTCCTGGCTGGCAACGAGAAGATCACCATGCAGAACCTCAACGACCGCCTGGCCTCCTACTTGGACAAGGTGCGTGCCTTGGAGGAAGCCAACTGCGACTTGGAGGTGAAGATCCGGGACTGGTACCAGAAGCAGGGCCCCGGACCCGCCCGGGACTACAGCGCCTACATGAAGACTATCGAGGACCTCCGCGATAAG ATTCTTGGCGCCACTATTGACAACTCCAAGATTGTTCTGCAAATTGACAATGCCCGTCTGGCTGCGGATGACTTCCGAACCAA GTTTGAGACAGAGCAGGCCCTGCGTCTCAGTGTGGAGGCTGACATCAATGGCCTGCGCAAGGTGCTTGATGAGCTGACCCTGGCTAGAACTGACCTAGAGATGCAGATTGAAGGACTGAAGGAGGAACTGGCCTATCTCAAGAAGAACCATGAAGAG GAAATGAGTGCTCTGAGTGGCCAGATAGGTGGCCAGGTGAGCGTGGAGGTGGACTCGGCTCCAGGCATTGACTTGGCCAAGATCCTGAATGACATGAGAAGCCAGTATGAAGCCATGGTTGAGAAGAACAGGAATGATGCAGAGGCTTGGTTCACCACGAAG ACAGAAGAGCTGAATAGAGAAGTAGCGGTCCATTCAGAACAGCTCCAGACCAGCAAGACTGAAATCACTGACCTCCGGCGGACCCTTCAAGGGCTAGAAATTGAGCTGCAGTCTCAGCTCAGCATG aaaGCGGCCCTTGAAGGCACACTGGCGGAAACAGAAGCCCGTTATGGCGCCCAGCTGTCACAGATACAGGTCTACATCAGCAACATTGAGGCTCAGCTGAGTGACATCCGAGCAGACACAGAGCGCCAGAACCAGGAATACCTGCTCCTTATGGATATCAAGAGTCGTCTGGAGCGGGAGATTGCTACCTACCGTAGCCTGCTTGAAGGCCACGATGGCCAAGACACCAATGTATGCATATCCCAAAAATCTGTCTGA